One Caenibius sp. WL genomic window, ACCATGAATTCCTCGATCACCACTTCGGCCCCGGCTTCACCGAATGCGCCGCCGAACATGTCGGCCAGCGCTTCTTCCGCTTCGGCACGGGTTTCGGCGATGACCACGCCCTTGCCGGCGGCCAGCCCATCGGCCTTGAGCACATAAGGCGCGGTAAAGCGGGCCAGGGCGGCTTGCGCCTCCTCCAGCGAACGGGTGCGGACATAGCCTGCAGTGGGGATGCCGGTGCGTTCGCACAGGTCCTTAGTGAAACCTTTGCTGCCTTCGAGCTGGGCGGCCTGCGCAGACGGCCCGAACACCGGGAACAGCTTGGCACGCAGCGAATCGGCCAGACCATCGACCAGCGGCGCTTCCGGTCCGATCACCACAAGGCCAATGCGCTTTTCCTCGCAAAAAGCGACGACGGCGGCATGATCCGTAAGGTCCAGCGTGACCAGTTCGGCATGCCGGGCGATTCCCGGATTGCCGGGGGTGGCGTAAAGGGTGCCTGCACCACCGGACACCAGGCGGGATTGCGCCAGCTTCCAAGCCAGCGCATGTTCGCGGCCGCCCGAACCTGCCAAGAGGATATTCATGCCCGATCCCTTCGAAGAAACTGATGCCCCCGAAACGGGGGAGTCTGCCGGGCTGGTAGCGAAGGGCGCGCCCGGGGACAACGCTGCGCCGCTTTCCGTCAGTGAAATTTCCGCGCTGCTCAAGCGCACGGTGGAAGATCGCTTCGGCTATGTGCGACTGCGGGGGGAACTTTCGGGCGTCAAACGGGCGGCGTCGGGCCATCTCTATTGCTGCCTCAAGGATGAAAACGCCCGGATCGACGGGGTGATGTGGCGCGGCAATGCCCAGCGCCTGCCTTTCACGCCGGAAGACGGGCTGGAAGTGATCGCCAGTGGCAAGCTGACCACCTACCCGGGCCGTTCGTCCTATCAGATCGTGATCGATCGGATGGAGATCGCGGGCGAAGGGGCGCTGCTGGCGCTGCTGGAAAAGACCAAGGCCCGGCTGGAGGCGGAAGGGCTGTTCGCCCCCGGGCGCAAGAAGCCCCTCCCCTATCTGCCGCGTGTGATCGGTGTCGTCACCTCGCCCACGGGCGCGGTGATCCGCGATATCCTGCACCGGCTGGCGGACCGCTTTCCCTGCCATGTGCTGGTCTGGCCGGTGCTGGTGCAGGGGCAGGGTTCGGCGGAACAGGTGGCGGCGGCGATCGAGGGGTTCTCGCAGCTTCCCCCCGATGGCGCGGTGCCGCGGCCCGATCTGGTGATCGTGGCGCGCGGGGGCGGTTCGATCGAGGATCTGTGGAGCTTCAACGAGGAAGTGGTCGTGCGCGCGATTGCCGCCTGCACGATCCCCATCGTTTCGGCGGTGGGCCACGAAACGGATACCACGCTGGCCGACCACGCCGCCGACAGGCGCGCACCCACCCCCACCGCAGCGGCGGAAATGGCGGTGCCGGTGCGGGTGGAACTGGCCGCGCTGCTGGATGAACTGGCGCTGCGCAAGAAGCGGGCGATCCTCCGCCCGGTGGGGCTGGGGCGCGAACGGCTGATGGCGCGGGTGCAGCGCCTGCCGCGCCCGGAAAACCTCCTCGCCCCCCAGGCGCAGAAGCTGGATGATCTGTCCGAACGGTTGCGGCGCGGCCTTGCCGACCGCACGATGCGCGAACGGGAACGGTTGCAGGAACGCGTGCGGCACCTTTCCGCGCCGATTCTTCGCGCGCGGCTGGATCGGGCCCGACATGGGCTGGAAACCGCGCGGCTCACTCCGGCGCTGCTGACCCAGCGGGTCGGCGCCCAATGCGAACGGCTGGCGGCCCTCGCCCGACTGGCGCAGCAGCTCCACCCCGATCGCCCGCTGGAGCGTGGCTATGTCCGCGTCACCGATGCATCCGGGCGCACGATGACGGATCGGGCCGTGGCTGCCGGGCAGGATGCTCTGGTGCTGAAATTTCGCGATGGTCCGCTCGATGTCGTGCCACAGGGCAAGACTCCCCCGCCCCGCCCCACGCCGGCCCGAGCCAGACCACGGCCCGCCGAATCGGGCGATCAGCCGAAATTGCTTTGAATCGGGCGTTTTGTTAGGGGTATTCTCATGCTGATGTCCTCCAACGATCCCCTCGCAAAGCTCCACTACGGCGCGAGCGATTTTCGCGTTCTCAAGCCGGGCAGCCACGTCCTGTGCGCCGTGTCGGGCGAACGTATTCCGCTGGATGAACTGCGGTACTGGAACGCCCGGTTGCAGGAGGCCTATGCCTCGCCCGAAATCGCCACCAAGCGTCTGCTGGGCGCGTGATCGGGCGGCAGGTTCCCCTCGTGGCCGCGTTCGCAGCCGTGGGGGTATCGGTGTTGGCGGGATGTGTGGCGCCCGCGCGTGACTCCGCGCCCGGCAACGAGCGGGCCCAAGCGCAGCGGCCGCAGGATCGCCCTGCCCCGCCGCCACCTGTCCGCCGGGCAACACCGCCCGGCGCGGCCGATTTTACGTTTGCCGGGGAACAGACGCAGGGCGGCTGGATTCGCGGCACCGCGCCCGGTGGGACGGAACGCCTTACGCTCGACGGGGCCGAAATCGCGACTGCGGCCGATGGCACGTTCTTTGCTGCCTTCGATCGCGATGCGGGCCCATCGGCCACGCTTGTCGCGATTCTGGCCGATGGTCGCCGGGTGGAACGCCGCCTTGCCATATCGCCGCGCGCATGGCGGATCGAACATATCAACGTCGCCCGTAAACCCGGCGGGCCGACCGAAGCTTTCCTGAAAATCCGTCGCCCGGAAATCGAACGGATCAATGCGGCCCGCGCGGTCAACGCGCATAGCGACGGTTGGCGGCAGACGTTCATCTGGCCGGCCAAGGGGCGGATTTCTGGCCTGTTCGGTTCGCAGCGCGTCTATCGTGGGGAACCGGGCGCTTATCACAGCGGTCTCGATATCGCGACGGGCGGCAGCGGCGCGCCATTTGTCGCGCCGGCCGATGGGGTCGTGGTGCTGGCGGCGCAGACGCCGTTCTCGCTCGAAGGGCATTTGCTGATGATCGATCACGGCAATGGTCTCAACAGTGCGTTCCTCCATTGCTCGGCGCTTCTCGTTCGCGAAGGGGAACGGGTGAAACAGGGGCAGACCATCGGCCGCATCGGCGCCACCGGCCGCGCCACCGGGCCGCATTTGCACTGGAGCATCAAATGGCGCGACGCCCGGCTCGATCCGCTGTTGTTCACAGGGCCGATGCGCTGACGATTGTGGGCTGCAAGGGCGTGGCATAGCAGGCAGACATGTCCTTTCTGCGCCGCTTTGCGATCCTCGCCCTATGCGCCGTGCTGTTGGCGCTGAGCTGGTGGCGCAGCCCCCTGCCCCCGCCCAATCGGGATATGCGGGTGTCTTTCACCCCCATCGCGCTGGCAAAAACCCCGCAACTGGCCCCTGGGCTGACGCTGGAACGGGCCTGGCTGGTGCAAGGCAACGGGGATGATTTCGGCGGTTATTCCGCGCTGGCGGTGCTCGGTAATGGTGAATTGTTCACGCTCAGCGATCGGGGCCGCTACCTGTGGTTTCGCGATCCTTCACGCGGCGATCCGCAGCCGCGCATGGGCCTTTTTCTCACCAGCGAGGCCAAGGACAAGCGGCTGGCCGACAGCGAATCGCTGACTCACGATCCCGCAACCGGCCAGCTATGGGTCGGCTATGAACAGAGCAATGCGATCGTCCGCACCGATGTGCAGGGGCGTGATCCGCGCGCCGTTCGCCCGGCGGCTATGCGTGACTGGGTTTCGAACGGCGGGCCGGAGGCGATGGTGCGCCTGGCCGATGGACGCTTCATCGTGCTGGCCGAATCGCGCGATGGGTGGTTTTCGACCACCGGGCCCGCGTTGCTGTTCCCTCACGATCCCGTTTCAGGGGTCAAGCCGGTGCGGTTCAGGTACGATGCGCCCCCCCGTTCGCTGCCGACCGACATGGCCCAATTGCCCGATGGCCGCGTGCTGATCTTGCATCGGCAGGTCGTGCTGGGGGTGCCGCCGGGCTTTGTCTCCAAGCTCGTCCTCGCAGATCCGGCGGCCATTCGCCAAGGCACGGCGTGGAAAGGCACGGTGCTCGCCACCCTCGAACCGCCGTTGCCGAGCGACAATTTCGAAGGGCTGGCCGTGGCCCCGAGACCCGATGGCAGCGCGGTGGTGTGGGTGATTTCGGATGACAACCAGATATCGTTCCAGCGGACGATTCTGCTGAAACTGCGCTGGAAACCGGTGTCGGATGGCAAACGGCAGACACGCGAAAAGGGCGCACGGTAGCCCGTACGCCCTTTCAAGCTTTCGCGAGACGGCCCCAAAGGGGCCGAAAGGCTCAGGCGGCGACGGCAGCCTTCGCCACTTCGCGCTTCACCTTGCGGGCGCGCGGGGAAAGCTTCTCGTCGGAAGTCTTGAGCAGCCAGTTGTCGAGACCGCCGTTGTGTTCGACCGAACGCAGGCCGTGCGTCGAAACGCGGAACTTGAAGCTGCGATCCAGCTTTTCCGACAGCAGCGTGACATTCTGCAGGTTGGGCAGGAACACGCGCTTGGTCTTGTTGTTGGCGTGGCTCACATTGTGGCCGACTTGGCGGCCCTTGCCGGTCAGTTCGCAAATCCGCGACATGGAAAAATCTCTCGTTCGAAAAGCTTGGGGTTATCCCCGGAAAGCGGCGCGCATAACTGCCGCCGGGCGAATCGTCAAGCATATCGGCGGCATTGCGGGATCGTCTTTGCGGGACTAGCCCGTAAAGAATGAAACGCTGGCCGATCCCCGAACCGATGCTCGCCGCGCTGACGGAGGCGCAGGTGGGCGCTCTTACGGGCGAAGTGCCCGTGGGCGCGGTCGTCGTCAAGGATGGAATGATCATCGCCCGCGCGCACAACGCCCCGCGTGCCTTGTACGATCCTACCGCACATGCCGAGATACTGGCGATTCGGCGTGCGGCGCAGGTATTGGGCAGGGATCGGCTGGATGGCTGCGAACTGTGGGTGACGCTGGAACCCTGCGCCATGTGCGCGGGGGCTATTGCCCATGCGCGCATTGGCCGCCTCTATTACGGCGCATCCGATGCCAAAGGGGGCGCGGTGGAACAGGGCGCGCGGGTGTTCGATCAGCCGCAGTGCCTCCATCGCCCGGAAATCTATGCCGGAATGGGAGAGGAGGAAGCCGTGGAAATCCTGCGCGTCTTTTTCCGCCAGCGGCGCGGCTGATCAGCGTTTGCCGCGCCATATCCTCGCCCGTGCCGAATCACGGGCGCCGAACTGCGTGGGGCTGCATCGGGCCGGCCTATAATCCTTGCCGTAACAGAGGCGCATTTCGGTGAGCCAGCCCCGCGCATTGAGATGCACGCCCACCTGTTCCGCTCGCCAATCCGGATTGCGGCGGAGGAAGGCATGGCGGATCGCCCCGGCGTTGAGCGTGTCCTGCCGGGAAAGATCGTTCAGATCGGGCAGGCGCAGCGAATCCCACAGGATCTGGCTCACTTTGAAATAGGATTCGGGCGTGCGGACCATGCAACTGCCGTGCTTGGCCCATTCATGCGCCATCAGGCGGGTGGAAGGCATCATGCACAGGTGCTGCCGTGCCAGGGTCGGGGACGGCGCGCGCGGTGTCGGGCACCATTGCGGCCAGCGCCCCCCGGTGCCTTCGGGCCACAGACCGTGGAGGACGAAGCCGAAGCGGCCATTATGGCCCGAACACTGCATTGTGTCGCCCGGGTTGTCCGCGCGTATGCGGCAATATTCTGGCGACCAGCTCAGCGCCAGCGAATAGCCGGTTATCGGAATGCGCCGCGCGGGCCCCTCGGGCGCGATCCGCGGCACGGTGATGGCGGTGGAAGGCACGCGGCACTGATAGGCCTGCGCATGGGCCGTTGCGGCGGGAAGCGCCAATCCACCAGCTATCAGCGCTGTGAAAACCCGGCGCACGCGGATCAGCGGAAGATATCCGGATTGGCGCCGCTCTGCCCGCGTGCTTTGAACCAGGCCTTCGCATCGGCGCGAAACAGGCAGACGAGAGCGAAAATCTGCATCGCGGTGATAATCAGGGCGACGATCATCGTGAACAGGCCACGTTCCGCCAGTGTGCTGAGCGTGGGCAGGACCGCCAGAGTGCCGATCGCGGTCAGAACAACGAGAATCCATTTTGCCACGGTGCTGGCGCGGCGGGCGATAAAATACCACAGCAACAGCAGGATGGCGAAGCTGACAGCTTGCGTGAAAATCAGGAACCCGGCCCCGAATCCGGCCTGTGCCGTGGCCGGATCGGCTTGCATGTAAGCGAGGCTATCCTGAAAGGATAAGGCGGTGTTGATCATGCCCAGACCCAGCGAAAGCAGGAAAACCCGGTCAAACAGAACGATGGATTGCGGTCGCATGGTGCCTCCCCAAAAGTGAACCGGATTACCATGGCGCAAATGGTGGGCAGGCGCAAACCGCTCTAAAGCGGGGTAAAATCGAGACCGATATCGGCGGCGGGGGCGCTTTGCGTCAGGCGGCCGACCGAAACGTACGTCACGCCGGTGGCAGCCTTCGCGCCGATCGTGGTGAGGTCGATCCCGCCCGATGCTTCGGTCGGGACCCGGCCGGCGACCAGCGCCACCGCTTCGCGCAGTGTCGGCACGTCCATGTTGTCGAGGAGGAGATGGCTGGCGCCTGCCGTCAGCGCCGGTTCGATCTGGTCGATCCGGTCCACTTCGCAGATCACGTTGGCCACTCCGGCGGCGCGCGCCCGGCGCACCGCTTCGCCGACATCACCGGCGACCAGCACGTGGTTGTCCTTGATCATTGCCGCATCCCACAGCCCCATGCGGTGATTCTGCGCCCCGCCCATCCGAGTGGCGTATTTTTCCAGATGACGCAGGCCGGGAATGGTCTTGCGCGTATCCAGCAGGATGCAGCCGCTCTCGCCCATGGCTTCGACGTAGGCGCGGGTCATGGTGGCGATGCCAGAAAGGTGCTGCACGGTGTTGAGTGCGCTCCGCTCCGCGGTCAACATGGCGCGGGCGTTGCCCGACAGATGAAGGAGATGCGTGCCGGCAGGCACGGCCTGCCCCTCCTGGGCCAGAAAAGCGATCTCCATCGCGGGATCGAGCGCGCGGAAGAATGCGGCGGCAATGGGCAGCCCCGCGACCACGATCGCATCGCGGCTGTCCATCACCCCGGAAAAGCGCGCATCGGCGGGGATCACGCTGTCCGCCGTGACATCCTGCCCGCCGCCGGGCAGGCCCACGCCGAGGTCTTCTTCCAGCGTGGCGCGAACAAAGGCATCACAATCGAAGCCGGTGAGATCGAAACCCATAATCACTCCCGTTCCCCATGCCGCTTGCCGAAAGCGGCCCTGGCCATCGCTGCCGTCCAGACAGGAAAAATGGCCATTCGACAAGCGCACTCTGCCCGCAGGCGGCGGATGGTCTGCGAACGGAAACAGGCGGCGCGATCCGTTCGCGCCGCCTGTCAGGCATCCGATGCTGCGGAGGCAGCCTGTCTAGTGAACGAAGCGCGCCACCACGTCGCGGTAGGAACGGCTGACTTTCACTTGCGCGCCGCTTTCCAGCACGAGGAAGCATTCGCCATTGGTGTGCGGCTTCACCTGGCGCACTTGGTCGAGATTGACGATGGTGGAGCGATGCACGCGCTGGAATACGCGCGGATCAAGCCGCCGTTCGAGATCCTTCATCGTTTCGCGCAGGATCAGCGAATTGTCGCCGGTGTAGATGCACATGTAATCGCCCGCGGCTTCGATATGTTCGATTGAATCGACATCGACGCGGAAGATCTGGCCGCGATCCTTCACGTTGATCAGCTTTTCGTAGCGATTGGTGGAATCGTCCTGTTCCGGCATGTTTTCCACCGCATCGGGGGCGACTTCGGAAAGGACGTTCTTGAGCTTTTCGGCTTCTTCGGCGGATTTCTTTTCGGCCATGCGCTGGCGCACCCGCTCGATGGTGTCGGCTAGCTTGTCGACGTCGACAGGCTTCATCAGATAATTCACCGCATTGGCTTCGAACGCGCGGATCGCATGTTCCTGATAGGCGGTGACGAAGACGAACAGCGGCGGTTCGATTTCCATCACGCCCTTGACGACGGAGAAACCGTCGAAGCCGGGCATCTGGATATCGAGGAAAACGAGATCGGGCTTTTCCGTCTTGATCTTGCGGATCGCCTCGCGCCCGTTGGAGCAGGTGTCGATCACCTCGACATCGGGGAAAGCTTCAAGGCGCAGTTGCAGTCCTTGGATGGCGAGCTTTTCGTCATCGACAAGTATGGTTCGGATAGTCATGCGGGGGTTCCGAGCGAGCGTTTGTCGGGGATGGCTGTGACCGGCGCATCTGCCACAGGCACGCGGGCCTGTGGGGTTTCCGCCTTCTTGGCAGGCTCGTAAGGGATTTCGATAATAACGGTGAAACCTCCCTCAGGCGGATTGCGAATCTCGAAGCGATGTTCGTCGCCATATGCCTGGCCAAGCCGATCCCGAATGTTGGACAAACCCACGCCGGTGGAGGTGTGCTCACCGGCGCCGGTAACGACACCCGGATAGGTCGGCCTTAGTTCGGCGTTTTGCAATCCCGGCCCGGTGTCGGAGACGGTAATGCGAAGCCTTTGGCCGACGAGTTGTGCGGTCAGCGTGATTCTGGCCCCTTCCTCCTGCGGGGAAACGGCATATTTGATCGCGTTTTCGACCAGCGGTTGCAGCAGTAACGAAGGCAGCAGCGCATCGCCCGCTTCCGGGTCGACGCGGAATTCGGTTCGCAGCCGATCCTCGAACCGCATCCGTTCGATGTCGAGATAGAGCTTCAGCGTCTCGACTTCCTGCTCGATCGAAACCTTGCTGCCCGCTTCGTTGATCAACGTGTGGCGCAGAAACGACGATAGCCGCATCAGCATCGCGTTGGCGGGCTCGGTTTGTTTGAGCAGCACCAGCGTCGAAATCGAATTGAGCGTGTTGAACAGGAAATGCGGATTGAGTTGGTAGCGCAGCATGGCAAGCTGTGCCCCGGTCGCTTCCGCTTCGAGCCGCAGCATGCGGTCAGCCTGTTCCTCGATCTGGACGTAGAAGTTGATCGCGTAATAGAGTGCCGACCATGCGCCCAGCAGCGTCAGGTCGATATAGAACACGCCGAGGAACAACTGGGCGAAACTCGCCTCGCTGTTCACCTGATAGAGGCTGATGACCCAGCCGTTGATGAAGGCCGAAACGCTGACCGCGCCTGCCAGCGCAATACCGGTCAGCCCCCAGGTGACCAGCGGCCGGCGGTGGATGAGTTGGCGATAGATCACCGAAAGGACGAGGCTGAGCGAAAAGCCCGTGATCGTGGCGATCACCACCAGCAGCAGGAACGAGAACGGCTTCTCGTTCGCCACGGTGGTCATGCCGCGCACCACCATGGCCCCGCCCCAGCCCGCGATCTGCAATTGCCAGAAAGCGCGGTTCTTGTTGGCGAAAAAGGGTGTCGGTTTAAGGGACAGCACGGCCATGGCGCACACCTTTAGCGCATCGTGCGAAAAAGTGGGAACCGGTTTTCCGCTCTGGACGATGCGTTCATGGGAAGGTCATGTATCGTACGGGCGCAAAACCCGGGGCGAAAGCAACGCTGCCTCAGCTATCCTTGCCTTTGTCTTTGTCCTCGCCGTGAGCCTTGGCCAGCGCTTCCGCCAGTGCATCGCGCGGGAGCGCGCCGGAAAACGCCTGATCGCCGACCACCCAACTGGGGGTGCCATTGAAACTCAGCCGTTCGGCAATGGTGAGATTGCGCGCCAGTTCGGTTTCCACCGCTTTGGATCCGGCAATCGTCCTGGCGCGGGCCATGTCGAGCCCGGCCTTCTGTGCGGCCGCTTCGATCGTGGTGGGGGACGGCGGGCCCAGTTCGAACATTGCCTTGTGGAAAGCGGGATAGCGACCCTGTTCGGCGGCGGCGAGGCCCATCCGTGCGGCGGCGGCGCTCTGTTCCGAAAGGATCGGCATTTCGCGGATCACCACTTTGAGCTGTGGGTCCTGCGCGATCAGTGCGTCGACTTCGGCCACACTATGACGGCAATATGTGCACGCGAAATCGGTAAACTCAACTAGGATTTTTGAACCATTTGGGTTTCCTAGAACTGCGCCGGGGAAAGGAGTGGTGACCTGGGCCTTGATCGGCGCAAGCCGGTTGGCGACTTCGCGTGCTTGCAGGCGGTCCATCGCTTCGGGCAGGATTTCGGGATGTTCCAGCAGGTATTCGCGCACCGCAGCGTCGGTTGCGGGGCGGGTGAGCCCGGTCCACGACGCGGCATAACCGCCGAGCAGCCCCAGCAACACCACGCCCACCGCATAGAGGACGATCCGGGCCGCGCCCGCCTTCGATTGTTCAGCCATTACGCTTGGACTTACCCTTTTTCTTCTTGTCTTCAAGCGCGGCGCGCGCCTGCATCGTGATATCCTGCGCTCTCAGCCAGTCGGCCGAATGTTCGGGCAGCTCGACGAGAGCGGCCTGCGCATTCTGGAGCGCTTCGGGATAGCGTTGGTCGAGCACCTGCTGTTCCGCACTGGCCAGTTGGGCGCGGGGGGTGTCGCCCTGCGCTGCGTAGGCCACCCCCAGTTGATACCACGCAAAGCGGTTCTGGCGGTCGCGGGCGACAGCGGCCCTGAGCACGGTGATCGCTTCGGGATAGTTCGCGGGATCTTCCGTGGCGATCAGCGCGTGGCCGAAAATAGTGGCGATCAGCGGGTTGTTGCCCGTCAGCCTGTTGGCATCGCGCAAAGCGGGAATGGCCTGGGTCGGCTTGCCCGATTCCAGCAGGATCTGCCCCTGCAGTTCGAGGAAATAGGGATTTTTCGGTTCGACCGAGAGAAGGGCGGCCGTTTCCGCCAGCGCTTTCGTGACCAGCGCATCCTTGTGATAGGCGTAGGCGCGGGCATAGTGCGCCGGAATGCTGTTGTCGGTCGGCGGGTAGGTGGCCAGCGTCCGGGCGGGATCGGCCAGATAGCCGTAGAGCTTCGCCCGCACGCGAAGGAAGCGTTCCTGCAAGCCCGGATCGGGCTTGTTGTCCCAAGCGGGGTCTTTCTCGTAGATGTCGCGCAAGTTGGCGATGCGATCTCCGGTCAGGGGGTGCGTGCGACCGAACGATGCCTCATCGCTCTGGCTATAGCCGTAGCGAAATTCCTGATTCTGCAATTTCTTGAAGAAATCGATCGAACCGCGCCCGGAAATGCCGGCTTTCGACAGGAACTGCGCCCCGGCCGCATCGGCGGAGGATTCCTGCGCCCGGGTGAAAGCGAGGAACTTGCCCATGGCGGCCTGCTGGCCCGCGGCGAGAACGCCCATCGCGGCATCGGGTGCGCCTGCCGCCGCCGCTGCGACACCCAGCAACAGCGACAGGATCGTGATGTTGCTGGCCGCCTTGGCACCTTCGTCGAACCGGATGATATGGCCACCGGTGATGTGGCCCAGTTCGTGCGCGATGACCCCTTGCACTTCATCGACATTGGAGGCGGCGTTGATCAGCCCGCTGTGAATATAGATCGCCTGACCGCCAGCAACGAAAGCGTTGATCGAGGAATCGTTGATCAGGACGATATCGACATTGCCTTTGCCCAGCCCTGCGGCATCGACCAGCGGCTTGCCCATATCCTGAAACAGTGCCTCGGTTTCGGCGTCGCGCAGGATGGATTGCGCCAGAGCATGTTGCGCTGAGAGCACAACAACGACGACAACCGCGAAAATCCGGGTGAGCAGGCGGGCGGGATTGCGCATAACTGGCCCTTGCTAACCGGTTTCGCCCTGAACCGGAACTGAAGATTGCCGGGCTGCGGGATAGATACGGTATCTTGCATCCAGGAGTGCCTGATCTGAAAACAGGAGTGCCTGATCTGAAAATGCCAAATAGGCTGTAAAACGCCATAAAAGAATCCTGATTGGTTTCTTGCGCTCTATCCAGGGAGCAAGGGAGCCAGTCCCGGGTCGGCGGCGACAACGGCCCGCCGCATTGCTACGCGCGCCAAGCGCTCCACTTCGACTTTGCGTCGCGCAGCGGCAAGGCTAAGCGACGGTGCGGGGCGAACGATTTCCGCGTCGTAGCCATCGGCAACAATGATCCCGCAGCTTTCCGGGCGAAATTCGGGATGTTCCAGGCAAGCGCGGTCCAGATGAGGGGACAGGCCCCAGAAGAACCGGTCGCAAAACTCGAGATAGTCAGGCCATTTGGCGTCGCCGAGCAGATCGGCGCGGGCGACCTTTATCTCAACAATCACGATCCGCCCCTTCTCGTCCAGCCCCATCAAATCCGCGCGGCGCCCGTTGCGCAGCGGCATTTCCGGCAGACACCAGATATTGTTGCGCGCGAACAGCCGGCAGATACCCCGCGCCACGCGCCGCGCTTCGCGTTCATCCTCAGGCGCGCCGGATGCGGTTAGAATCGGTTCATCGACCATCGCAAGATGCTAGAGAACATATAGGGAACTCGGTCAAGCTGCAATCACGGTGCGGGCGCACCGAGGCTGCTGCACAGGTGCATTGCATCCCGTTTTGGGCCGGACATAGCTGGCAGAAATCAGCGCTTTTCTCGGAGTTGAAGATGACCTTTGGCGGAACAGAACAATTGCCTGTCAGTGAAAGATCGAAAAGCGCTGGCGCACCATCGCGCTCACTGCTAGTTGCGCTCGCAGGCACCCGTAGCTCAGCTGGATAGAGCGCTGCCCTCCGAAGGCAGAGGTCACAGGTTCGAATCCTGTCGGGTGCGCCAAAAAATCCCTGAAATTACAATGCTTTACAAGATGATTGTCGAGCGATTTTGGCCGATTTCGGGCTGATTTCGGGGTCCACAAAACCTTCACAAAAAGAGCGTTGTCCGCTCAAGCATCTGAAGTTATTCCTCTTTTTGAGGGAGGGCTGCGATGGGCACTTACGAGCAAGATTCAATCGACGTGCGCGGTGATGGAAGAGTAATCCTCTACAAACGGCCAGGATTGAAGAAGCCGAAATGGCAGGCGCGGATTCGCGTGCCAAATGCAGCCGATTATGACGTTAAGAGCACCAAGACCGATGATCTAGAGGAAGCCAAGCGATTCGCCCTGAACCGCTATGAAGAACTCTACATGCATGTGAAGGCGGGCGGCACCCTTAAGACGCCGAC contains:
- the nadC gene encoding carboxylating nicotinate-nucleotide diphosphorylase — its product is MGFDLTGFDCDAFVRATLEEDLGVGLPGGGQDVTADSVIPADARFSGVMDSRDAIVVAGLPIAAAFFRALDPAMEIAFLAQEGQAVPAGTHLLHLSGNARAMLTAERSALNTVQHLSGIATMTRAYVEAMGESGCILLDTRKTIPGLRHLEKYATRMGGAQNHRMGLWDAAMIKDNHVLVAGDVGEAVRRARAAGVANVICEVDRIDQIEPALTAGASHLLLDNMDVPTLREAVALVAGRVPTEASGGIDLTTIGAKAATGVTYVSVGRLTQSAPAADIGLDFTPL
- a CDS encoding histidine kinase encodes the protein MAVLSLKPTPFFANKNRAFWQLQIAGWGGAMVVRGMTTVANEKPFSFLLLVVIATITGFSLSLVLSVIYRQLIHRRPLVTWGLTGIALAGAVSVSAFINGWVISLYQVNSEASFAQLFLGVFYIDLTLLGAWSALYYAINFYVQIEEQADRMLRLEAEATGAQLAMLRYQLNPHFLFNTLNSISTLVLLKQTEPANAMLMRLSSFLRHTLINEAGSKVSIEQEVETLKLYLDIERMRFEDRLRTEFRVDPEAGDALLPSLLLQPLVENAIKYAVSPQEEGARITLTAQLVGQRLRITVSDTGPGLQNAELRPTYPGVVTGAGEHTSTGVGLSNIRDRLGQAYGDEHRFEIRNPPEGGFTVIIEIPYEPAKKAETPQARVPVADAPVTAIPDKRSLGTPA
- a CDS encoding DUF2093 domain-containing protein gives rise to the protein MLMSSNDPLAKLHYGASDFRVLKPGSHVLCAVSGERIPLDELRYWNARLQEAYASPEIATKRLLGA
- the xseA gene encoding exodeoxyribonuclease VII large subunit, with the translated sequence MPDPFEETDAPETGESAGLVAKGAPGDNAAPLSVSEISALLKRTVEDRFGYVRLRGELSGVKRAASGHLYCCLKDENARIDGVMWRGNAQRLPFTPEDGLEVIASGKLTTYPGRSSYQIVIDRMEIAGEGALLALLEKTKARLEAEGLFAPGRKKPLPYLPRVIGVVTSPTGAVIRDILHRLADRFPCHVLVWPVLVQGQGSAEQVAAAIEGFSQLPPDGAVPRPDLVIVARGGGSIEDLWSFNEEVVVRAIAACTIPIVSAVGHETDTTLADHAADRRAPTPTAAAEMAVPVRVELAALLDELALRKKRAILRPVGLGRERLMARVQRLPRPENLLAPQAQKLDDLSERLRRGLADRTMRERERLQERVRHLSAPILRARLDRARHGLETARLTPALLTQRVGAQCERLAALARLAQQLHPDRPLERGYVRVTDASGRTMTDRAVAAGQDALVLKFRDGPLDVVPQGKTPPPRPTPARARPRPAESGDQPKLL
- a CDS encoding nucleoside deaminase — its product is MKRWPIPEPMLAALTEAQVGALTGEVPVGAVVVKDGMIIARAHNAPRALYDPTAHAEILAIRRAAQVLGRDRLDGCELWVTLEPCAMCAGAIAHARIGRLYYGASDAKGGAVEQGARVFDQPQCLHRPEIYAGMGEEEAVEILRVFFRQRRG
- a CDS encoding M23 family metallopeptidase codes for the protein MIGRQVPLVAAFAAVGVSVLAGCVAPARDSAPGNERAQAQRPQDRPAPPPPVRRATPPGAADFTFAGEQTQGGWIRGTAPGGTERLTLDGAEIATAADGTFFAAFDRDAGPSATLVAILADGRRVERRLAISPRAWRIEHINVARKPGGPTEAFLKIRRPEIERINAARAVNAHSDGWRQTFIWPAKGRISGLFGSQRVYRGEPGAYHSGLDIATGGSGAPFVAPADGVVVLAAQTPFSLEGHLLMIDHGNGLNSAFLHCSALLVREGERVKQGQTIGRIGATGRATGPHLHWSIKWRDARLDPLLFTGPMR
- a CDS encoding LytTR family transcriptional regulator DNA-binding domain-containing protein, with translation MTIRTILVDDEKLAIQGLQLRLEAFPDVEVIDTCSNGREAIRKIKTEKPDLVFLDIQMPGFDGFSVVKGVMEIEPPLFVFVTAYQEHAIRAFEANAVNYLMKPVDVDKLADTIERVRQRMAEKKSAEEAEKLKNVLSEVAPDAVENMPEQDDSTNRYEKLINVKDRGQIFRVDVDSIEHIEAAGDYMCIYTGDNSLILRETMKDLERRLDPRVFQRVHRSTIVNLDQVRQVKPHTNGECFLVLESGAQVKVSRSYRDVVARFVH
- the rpmB gene encoding 50S ribosomal protein L28, giving the protein MSRICELTGKGRQVGHNVSHANNKTKRVFLPNLQNVTLLSEKLDRSFKFRVSTHGLRSVEHNGGLDNWLLKTSDEKLSPRARKVKREVAKAAVAA
- a CDS encoding esterase-like activity of phytase family protein; translated protein: MSFLRRFAILALCAVLLALSWWRSPLPPPNRDMRVSFTPIALAKTPQLAPGLTLERAWLVQGNGDDFGGYSALAVLGNGELFTLSDRGRYLWFRDPSRGDPQPRMGLFLTSEAKDKRLADSESLTHDPATGQLWVGYEQSNAIVRTDVQGRDPRAVRPAAMRDWVSNGGPEAMVRLADGRFIVLAESRDGWFSTTGPALLFPHDPVSGVKPVRFRYDAPPRSLPTDMAQLPDGRVLILHRQVVLGVPPGFVSKLVLADPAAIRQGTAWKGTVLATLEPPLPSDNFEGLAVAPRPDGSAVVWVISDDNQISFQRTILLKLRWKPVSDGKRQTREKGAR